A genomic window from Streptomyces brevispora includes:
- the rpsB gene encoding 30S ribosomal protein S2, whose amino-acid sequence MAVVTMRELLESGVHFGHQTRRWNPKMKRFIFTERNGIYIIDLLQSLSYIDRAYEFVKETVAHGGSIMFVGTKKQAQEAIAEQATRVGMPYVNQRWLGGMLTNFSTVYKRLQRLKELELIDFEDVAASGLTKKELLVLSREKAKLEKTLGGIREMQKVPSAVWIVDTKKEHIAVGEARKLHIPVVAILDTNCDPDEVDYKIPGNDDAIRSVTLLTRVIADAVAEGLIARSGAATGDSKPGEKAAGEPLAEWERDLLEGDKKADAEVQTSAETEKVADAAETPAEVEAEAATETPAVEAPAAEAPAADGEQA is encoded by the coding sequence ATGGCCGTCGTCACGATGCGGGAGCTGCTGGAAAGCGGCGTCCACTTCGGTCACCAGACCCGTCGCTGGAACCCGAAGATGAAGCGCTTCATCTTCACCGAGCGCAACGGCATCTACATCATCGACCTGCTCCAGTCGCTGTCGTACATCGACCGCGCCTACGAGTTCGTCAAGGAGACCGTCGCCCACGGCGGCTCCATCATGTTCGTGGGTACGAAGAAGCAGGCCCAGGAGGCCATCGCCGAGCAGGCGACGCGCGTCGGCATGCCGTACGTCAACCAGCGTTGGCTCGGTGGCATGCTCACCAACTTCTCCACCGTCTACAAGCGCCTTCAGCGTCTGAAGGAGCTTGAGCTCATCGACTTCGAGGACGTGGCCGCCTCCGGCCTCACCAAGAAGGAGCTCCTGGTTCTCTCCCGCGAGAAGGCCAAGCTGGAGAAGACCCTCGGTGGTATCCGCGAGATGCAGAAGGTGCCGAGCGCCGTCTGGATCGTCGACACCAAGAAGGAGCACATCGCCGTCGGTGAGGCGCGCAAGCTCCACATCCCGGTCGTCGCGATCCTGGACACCAACTGCGACCCCGACGAGGTCGACTACAAGATTCCGGGCAACGACGACGCGATCCGCTCCGTCACCCTGCTCACCCGCGTGATCGCCGACGCCGTCGCCGAGGGCCTCATCGCCCGCTCCGGCGCTGCGACCGGCGACTCGAAGCCGGGCGAGAAGGCCGCCGGCGAGCCGCTCGCCGAGTGGGAGCGTGACCTGCTCGAGGGCGACAAGAAGGCTGACGCCGAGGTCCAGACCTCCGCCGAGACCGAGAAGGTCGCGGACGCCGCTGAGACGCCGGCCGAGGTCGAGGCCGAGGCCGCCACCGAGACGCCGGCCGTCGAGGCCCCCGCTGCCGAGGCTCCGGCCGCGGACGGCGAGCAGGCCTGA
- the tsf gene encoding translation elongation factor Ts produces the protein MANYTAADVKKLRELTGAGMMDCKKALDEADGSVDGAVEALRIKGQKGVAKREGRSAENGAVVSLISEDKTSGVLLELKCETDFVAKGEKFQAVANALAAHVAATSPADLAALLGSEIEAGKTVQAYVDEANANLGEKIVLDRFAQFTGGYVAAYMHRTMPDLPPQVGVLVELDKGSATDEAAATVAKDVAQHIAAFAPKYLNRDEVPAETVENERRVAEATSREEGKPEAALPKIVEGRVNGFFKDVVVLEQAFAKDNKKSVQKVLDEAGVTLKRFSRIKVGI, from the coding sequence ATGGCGAACTACACCGCCGCTGACGTCAAGAAGCTCCGTGAGCTCACCGGCGCCGGCATGATGGACTGCAAGAAGGCGCTCGACGAGGCCGATGGCAGCGTCGATGGTGCCGTCGAGGCCCTTCGTATCAAGGGTCAGAAGGGCGTCGCCAAGCGCGAGGGCCGTTCTGCCGAGAACGGCGCCGTCGTCTCCCTCATCTCCGAGGACAAGACCTCCGGCGTCCTGCTCGAGCTGAAGTGCGAGACGGACTTCGTCGCCAAGGGCGAGAAGTTCCAGGCCGTCGCCAACGCGCTGGCCGCGCACGTCGCCGCCACCTCCCCGGCCGACCTGGCCGCGCTGCTCGGCTCCGAGATCGAGGCCGGCAAGACCGTCCAGGCCTACGTCGACGAGGCCAACGCCAACCTCGGCGAGAAGATCGTCCTGGACCGCTTCGCGCAGTTCACCGGCGGTTACGTGGCTGCGTACATGCACCGCACGATGCCCGACCTCCCGCCGCAGGTCGGCGTCCTTGTCGAGCTCGACAAGGGATCCGCCACGGACGAGGCTGCGGCCACGGTCGCCAAGGACGTCGCGCAGCACATCGCCGCCTTCGCCCCGAAGTACCTCAACCGCGACGAGGTCCCGGCCGAGACGGTCGAGAACGAGCGTCGTGTCGCCGAAGCCACCTCTCGCGAGGAGGGCAAGCCCGAGGCCGCCCTTCCGAAGATCGTCGAGGGTCGGGTCAACGGCTTCTTCAAGGACGTCGTCGTCCTGGAGCAGGCGTTCGCCAAGGACAACAAGAAGTCCGTCCAGAAGGTCCTGGACGAGGCCGGTGTCACCCTGAAGCGCTTCTCGCGCATCAAGGTCGGCATCTGA